One Helianthus annuus cultivar XRQ/B chromosome 12, HanXRQr2.0-SUNRISE, whole genome shotgun sequence genomic region harbors:
- the LOC110894693 gene encoding sister chromatid cohesion protein DCC1 gives MGNIELDEFKKHVSNQRLKEAAVAVIKVAPGSMEFVRLEKLKKLLLENPYTSGEMPDCGLYRWDELKREVPGATDEELASALRVLSAVEINGYWRFVDDMYMNQLLLTIIWISTIKGWTLSSLDKIELVESLVDWGFSKVVAHHCFQLYGRTTYGGGWEMDTTRVCLHVARRILANGKMKIGAFMEEWARHMPVELPLSLDILQGEVLVEQSSVYLPSDRFPGYFKNGPNGIGRIYTLTSVFRKMH, from the exons ATGGGAAATATTGAGCTTGATGAATTTAAAAAGCATGTCTCTAACCAAAG ACTAAAGGAGGCGGCGGTTGCTGTTATTAAGGTGGCTCCTGGAAGCATGGAGTTTGTTAGATTAGAGAAACTTAAAAAACTTCTGCTAGAAAACCCCTACACATCCGGTGAGATGCCTGATTGTGGTTTGTATCGATGGGATGAGCTAAAGCGCGAGGTGCCGGGAGCTACTGACGAGGAACTAGCGTCCGCTCTTAGGGTTCTTTCAGCCGTAGAGATTAATGGGTATTGGAGATTTGTTGATGATATGTACATGAATCAATTGCTACTCACAATTATATGGATATCCACAATCAAGGGCTGGACTTTGAGTTCACTTGATAAAATTGAGCTTGTTGAATCTCTAGTGGACTGGGGATTCTCTAAAGTTGttgcccaccattgtttccaactGTACGGTAGGACAACATATGGGGGTGGATGGGAGATGGATACGACACGGGTTTGTTTACATGTTGCACGCCGGATATTAGCTAATGGAAAAATGAAAATCGGAGCTTTTATGGAGGAATGGGCAAGGCATATGCCTGTAGAATTGCCTCTGAGTTTGGATattttgcaaggggaagttttggTAGAACAATCTTCGGTTTATTTGCCATCAGACCGTTTTCCAGGCTATTTCAAGAACGGGCCAAATGGGATTGGAAGGATTTACACTCTTACATCag TGTTCCGCAAGATGCACTAG